The following DNA comes from Flavisolibacter ginsenosidimutans.
GACTTACACGATAAATTTTCATTGCACAACGAATTAAACCCCGCTTATTCGGTTGATGGTGTTCACTTATCGGGAGAAGCCTATGTTTTATGGGCAAAAATTTTGCGGCCATATGTTGAAGAATAAAAGTAGTTAGTGCCGCGTGGGCAAAAAGCGGTACGTTAAATGGCCAGTTGCTTTACAGTCAATCCTAAATAAAAACTTACAAGGCGATTTGTTTTACCTTTGTAGCCCGCCCTTTGCAACTGCATCCTATCGTTGGATACTGCTTTAAACTTAAACTTTTTACGATGTCTTCAAGAGACAAGTACAACCGCAAAGACTATTCGGCGTTTTGGTTCGGTCTGCTGCTTTTGTTGGCGGCGGCTTACATCATTTTGAAGGATCTTGGAGTTTTAAAATGATGCGTGAAGAATTGCAAGACGTACGAAAAAGGCCGGGAAAACTCCCGGCCTTTTTTTTATTTGATTGAAGCTTTTTTGTTTTGATAGAACGTGACCTTGTCGGCCATTTTCTTGCGGTTGTAGTAATCAATCAATTGATCGGTTACTTTGCGATAGTTGGTTTTATCTTGCGGCTTTAATTCAGTTTGTGCGCTGAAGATGTCAAAGGCTTTTTGCGAAGCGGCGGCCATGTCATCGTACTTCTTGTCCACCTGTGCATTCATCTCTTTGCGCTTGGCAGCGGCGGCAGGCGTATTACCCACGATGGCTCTTCTTGCATCTTCCATGTCAAACACCTGCGTATAATAATGCTGGGATGCGATAAAATAACCAAGCGCATTGTTTGGGTTCAGCGCAATGGCCTTGTCCAAGGCGCTTTGCAACCTTGCCTGGCGTGCCGCATAATCAGCAGGCTTTTTATCCCACACGTAGGTATTGTTGAAAAGTTCAATGGCGTAATCAAGTGCAAGTGCCGCGTTGCTTGGATTCTTTTGCAAGAGGTCTTCGTAACGCTTAATCTTGGCCGCTGTGTATTGTTCCTGCGCTGCGTCAATTTGCTTTTGCATATCCGTTTTGGCCGTGCCGGACGCTTTGTTTTGATCGGCGTGCAATTGGTCCAACTGCTTTTGAAGCTGCTGCAATTCCGGTGTGTTAAATTCAAGGCTCAGCCAGTAATCGTCGTCTTTATAAAGTTGCTTTCCGGTGTTGAGGTATTTGCTGGCCGTTGCGTCATCACCTTTCTTCATGTAATACTGGGCCACCAGTGCATAAACCTCTTTAAACTCCGGCGTGGCAATTTTCGCGTCGGTCAATTTTTGAAAATACGGGATAGATTCGTCTTGTTTCTTAGCGAGGTAAGCCGATGAAGCCGTCAGGTTTATCAACTGTGTGTCCAGTGCCGGTGGCGAGTAAGTTTGCAGCGAGAAGCCTTTGCTCTTGATGTAATCCTGCACGTTAATTGCTTTTTGAAACTGCGAAAAAGCGGCGTCGTAGTTTTTGTTGTTGTACTGTTTGATGCCACGGTTGTAATGCATGTCGAACAACTGGAACAAACCCAGGTTCTGATCAATGGTCATCAAGGGGTTTTTCGGATCGAGCTGCAAGGTTTTTTTATAAGCGTCCAGCGCCTCTTTCGACGCATCATAATTCAACGTTCCCGTCGAATCGGTTTGTGCGTAATACTTCTGAATCTGGGCTTTGTAGAAATAAGCGTTGGCGTTGTTGGCGTTTTTTGGATCGGCCATAAACTTGTCCAATTTCTCTTTGGCCTCGTCATACTTTCCTTTCGAAATCTTTTCCTGTACGTCTTTTAAATCCTGTGCATGGCCAGCCGATACCGTTGCTGCCAGTGCTGCTGCGAAGAATAATTTGCGCATTTTTTTTGTTTTTAATGTTAAGCGGAAGGAGCCGTCTCTTCTCCTTCAGATGTATTTTCGGGTGAATTGGTTGTTTCGGAACTATTGCCTGTTTCGTTGATGCCTTCTGCCACGTCGTTGCTGTTCTCTCCGGTAGCCTCAACGCTAACCTCGTTTTCGTCCTCCATCTTCTCTTCTACCTCCTCTACATCCAGCTTGGTGATGGCCGCAATTTCATCGCCTTCATCAATGCGTATGAGTTTTACACCCTGCGTGGCTCTGCCTTGCTCACTAATGTCGGCCACTTTCATCCGAATGGTAACGCCGCTTTTGCAGGTGATCATTAAATCTTCTTTCTCCGACACGTCCAGCACACCCACAAGCTTACCGGTTTTGTCGGTCACGCTGATTGTTTTTACACCCTTGCCGCCACGGTTGGTGATGCGGTATTCATCAAAAGGCGTTCGTTTTCCGTAACCTTTTTCGCTCACCACCAAAACCGTTTTGTCTTTTTCGGTTTCCGGATTCACGCAAATCATGCCCACTACTTCTTCTCCTTCGTTTTCTACTTCAATGCCCGCAACACCAATAGCGCCACGGCCCGTTGGGCGAACTTTATTTTCAGGGAAACGAATGGCACGGCCCGAATTTATCGCCATCATGATTTCGCAACTTCCATTGGTAAGCCTTGCTTCCAAAAGCTGATCGCCTTCAATGATGGTGATGGCGTTTACGCCTGTTTGACGCGGACGGCTGAAATCGGCCAGGGCTGTTTTTTTGATGACGCCTTTTTTCGTACACAGAACGATAAAATGATTGTTCACAAAATCAAGGTCCCGTAGGTCCTTGATGTCAATGATGGTCCTGATTTTATCGTCGGGAGAAATCTGCAAAAGATTTTGAATCGCACGTCCCTTGCTGTTCTTTTCGCCTTCGGGAATTTCATAAACATTCAACCAATAGCAGCGTCCTTTTTCGGTAAAGAACAACATGGTATGATGCGTGCTGGCAACGAAAAGATGCTCGATGTAATCTTCTTCTCTCGTCTTTCCACCCATCACACCGCGGCCGCCGCGGCGTTGCGCACGGTAATCGCTGGCCGATGTGCGTTTGATGTAACCAAGATGAGAAATGGTGATCACCACGTCTTCTTCCTTGATCAAATCTTTTATGCTCACCTCGTTGTCGAGATAAGTGATTTCGGTTTTACGTGCATCGCCAAATTTTTCTTTTACTTCAGTCAATTCATTCTTGATGATGTCGTAGCGCAGGCTCTCGTTGCCCAGTATTTCCTTCAGGTGCG
Coding sequences within:
- a CDS encoding tetratricopeptide repeat protein, which produces MRKLFFAAALAATVSAGHAQDLKDVQEKISKGKYDEAKEKLDKFMADPKNANNANAYFYKAQIQKYYAQTDSTGTLNYDASKEALDAYKKTLQLDPKNPLMTIDQNLGLFQLFDMHYNRGIKQYNNKNYDAAFSQFQKAINVQDYIKSKGFSLQTYSPPALDTQLINLTASSAYLAKKQDESIPYFQKLTDAKIATPEFKEVYALVAQYYMKKGDDATASKYLNTGKQLYKDDDYWLSLEFNTPELQQLQKQLDQLHADQNKASGTAKTDMQKQIDAAQEQYTAAKIKRYEDLLQKNPSNAALALDYAIELFNNTYVWDKKPADYAARQARLQSALDKAIALNPNNALGYFIASQHYYTQVFDMEDARRAIVGNTPAAAAKRKEMNAQVDKKYDDMAAASQKAFDIFSAQTELKPQDKTNYRKVTDQLIDYYNRKKMADKVTFYQNKKASIK